In one window of Vulpes vulpes isolate BD-2025 chromosome 1, VulVul3, whole genome shotgun sequence DNA:
- the KLC3 gene encoding kinesin light chain 3, giving the protein MSVQVAAPGSVGLGPERLSPEELVRQTRQVVQGLEALRAEHHGLARHLAEALAGQGLVAGLELLEEKQQVVSHALEAIELGLGEAQVLLALSAHVGSLEAEKQRLRAQARRLAQENSWLREELEETQRRLRASEEAVAQLEEEKSHLEFLGQLRQYDPPAESQRPESPPRRDSLTPLFSSEEEERKGPEAAGAAAAQQGGYEIPARLRTLHNLVIQYAGQGRYEVAVPLCRQALEDLERSSGHCHPDVATMLNILALVYRDQNKYKEATDLLHDALQIREQTLGPEHPAVAATLNNLAVLYGKRGRYREAEPLCQRALEIREKVLGTDHPDVAKQLNNLALLCQNQGKFEEVEQHYARALSIYEALGGPHDPNVAKTKNNLASAYLKQNKYQQAEELYKEILSREDLPAPLGAPNVGTTGDAEQTLRRSSSFSKIRESLRRGSEKLVSRLRGEGVAGAAGMKRAMSLNMLNTDGPKAAGTQFPHQHLSEAARTLSASTQDLGPR; this is encoded by the exons ATGTCCGTGCAGGTGGCAGCCCCTGGAAGTGTGGGGCTGGGCCCGGAGCGCCTGAGCCCCGAGGAGCTGGTGCGGCAGACGCGACAAGTGGTGCAGGGGTTGGAGGCCCTGCGAGCAGAGCACCATGGCCTGGCCAGGCACCTGGCGGAGGCGCTGGCAGGACAGGGCCTGGTGGCTGGCTTGGAACTGCTGGAAGAAAAGCAGCAGGTGGTGAGCCACGCGCTGGAGGCCATCGAGCTGGGACTGGGCGAGGCCCAG GTGCTGCTGGCCCTGTCTGCGCACGTGGGCTCCCTGGAGGCGGAGAAGCAGCGGCTGCGAGCGCAGGCCCGGCGGCTGGCCCAGGAGAACTCGTGGCTGCGGGAAGAGCTGGAGGAGACGCAGCGGCGCCTCCGGGCCAGCGAGGAGGCCGTGGCCCaactggaggaggagaagagcCACCTGGAGTTCCTGGGGCAGCTGCGCCAGTATGACCCCCCTGCCGAGAGCCAG CGGCCTGAATCCCCTCCTCGACGAGACAGCCTGACCCCCCTGTTCTCCagcgaggaggaagagagaaaag GCCCTGAGGCAGCGGGGGCGGCAGCGGCTCAGCAGGGTGGCTACGAGATCCCAGCCCGCCTTCGGACCCTGCACAACCTTGTGATCCAGTACGCAGGGCAGGGCCGCTACGAGGTTGCTGTGCCACTGTGCCGCCAGGCCTTAGAGGACCTGGAACGGAGCTCGGGCCACTGCCACCCCGATGTGGCCACCATGCTCAACATCCTGGCGCTGGTGTACCG GGACCAGAACAAGTACAAAGAGGCCACAGACCTTCTCCATGATGCCCTGCAGATCCGGGAGCAGACGCTGGGCCCTGAGCACCCTGCG GTGGCCGCCACCCTCAACAACCTGGCTGTGCTCTACGGGAAGCGCGGGCGGTACCGGGAGGCGGAGCCCCTGTGCCAGCGTGCCCTGGAGATCCGAGAGAAG GTCCTGGGCACCGACCACCCGGACGTGGCCAAGCAGCTCAACAACCTGGCCTTGCTGTGCCAGAACCAGGGCAAGTTCGAGGAGGTGGAGCAGCACTATGCCCGAGCCCTGAGCATTTATGAGGCCCTGGGAGGGCCCCATGACCCAAACGTGGCCAAGACCAAGAACAACCTG GCCTCGGCCTACCTAAAACAGAACAAGTACCAGCAAGCAGAAGAGCTGTACAAAGAGATCCTGAGCCGGGAGGACCTGCCTGCTCCTCTGG GAGCCCCCAACGTGGGCACAACTGGTGATGCAGAACAG ACCCTCCGTCGGAGCAGCTCCTTTTCCAAGATCCGTGAGTCCCTAAGGCGTGGAAGTGAGAAGCTGGTCTCCCGTCTCCGAGGCgagggggtggcaggggcagcCGG GATGAAGAGAGCCATGTCACTCAACATGCTGAACACAGATGGTCCAAAGGCTGCTGGGACCCAG TTCCCCCATCAGCACCTGAGCGAGGCCGCACGGACCCTCAGCGCCAGCACCCAGGACCTGGGCCCCCGCTGA